From Humisphaera borealis, the proteins below share one genomic window:
- a CDS encoding AAA family ATPase has product MADTAVPGVDPQIHALCEAFRADYRAVQAEIGKAIVGHHEIVDGVLTCLFVGGHALLEGVPGLGKTALIRALASALNLKFSRIQFTPDLMPADVIGTNVIMENEHGHKGFQFMHGPIFSQIVLADEINRATPKTQSALLEAMQEKQVTAGGEVRKLEEPFFVMATQNPLEQEGTYPLPEAQLDRFFYKLSVQYSGREELREILNRTTTGHKVEIRPVLDGEKIIRHQQLVKRVVIAPHVQDYAIRCVLATHPQGVYATPMVNQFLRVGASPRAAQAITLAAKVRALLDNRFHVSFRDIKEVVVPAMRHRVILNFEGEAEGMTTDMVLEKVITDTPQTIESELVAGKA; this is encoded by the coding sequence ATGGCAGATACCGCAGTCCCCGGCGTCGATCCTCAGATTCATGCCCTTTGCGAGGCCTTCCGCGCCGATTACCGCGCGGTGCAGGCCGAGATCGGCAAGGCGATCGTCGGTCATCATGAGATCGTTGATGGCGTGCTGACCTGCCTCTTCGTCGGCGGCCACGCGCTGCTCGAAGGCGTGCCGGGACTGGGCAAGACGGCCCTCATTCGCGCGCTGGCTTCGGCGCTGAACCTTAAGTTCAGCCGAATCCAGTTCACGCCCGACCTGATGCCGGCCGACGTCATCGGCACCAACGTCATCATGGAGAACGAGCACGGCCACAAGGGCTTCCAGTTCATGCACGGCCCGATCTTCTCGCAGATCGTCCTCGCCGACGAAATCAACCGTGCCACGCCCAAGACCCAGTCGGCGTTGCTCGAAGCAATGCAGGAAAAGCAGGTCACCGCCGGCGGCGAGGTCCGAAAGCTCGAAGAGCCGTTCTTCGTGATGGCGACACAAAACCCGCTCGAGCAGGAAGGCACCTACCCGCTGCCCGAAGCCCAGCTCGACCGGTTCTTCTATAAGCTCAGCGTCCAGTACAGCGGCCGGGAAGAACTGCGCGAGATCCTCAACCGCACGACGACGGGTCATAAGGTCGAGATCCGCCCGGTGCTCGATGGAGAGAAGATCATTCGGCATCAGCAGCTGGTGAAGCGGGTCGTCATCGCACCCCACGTGCAGGATTACGCCATCCGTTGCGTGCTCGCAACGCACCCGCAAGGCGTCTACGCGACGCCGATGGTGAATCAGTTCCTGCGCGTCGGCGCAAGCCCCCGCGCCGCCCAGGCGATCACCCTGGCCGCCAAGGTCCGGGCACTGCTCGACAACCGCTTCCATGTCAGCTTCCGCGACATCAAGGAAGTGGTCGTCCCGGCGATGCGCCACCGCGTCATCCTCAACTTCGAAGGCGAAGCCGAAGGCATGACGACCGACATGGTGCTGGAGAAGGTCATCACCGATACGCCACAGACGATCGAGAGCGAGTTGGTGGCGGGGAAGGCATAG
- a CDS encoding phytanoyl-CoA dioxygenase family protein, with protein MGTRMEMLDLEGYELVPRVIPPTAVASLCSAVSALVGAEGIRQRNDRVYAIRNLLSICREVRQFADSAEVRSLVESAIGGKALPVRAILFDKTPESNWKVPWHQDLSIAVRERMDVPGFGPWSVKAGVVHVQPPVRLLESMLTLRLHLDDCQASNGPLRVLPGSHRHGTLSPEQIEDWRSRVMPVSCVLPAGGAVLMRPLILHASSPATEPGHRRVVHIEWSSEDLPHGLQWHQG; from the coding sequence ATGGGCACCCGCATGGAGATGCTTGACCTTGAAGGTTACGAGCTGGTGCCGCGGGTGATTCCGCCGACGGCCGTGGCATCGCTTTGTTCAGCGGTTTCCGCTTTGGTCGGGGCCGAGGGCATCCGACAGCGCAATGACCGGGTTTACGCGATTCGCAATCTCCTGAGTATCTGCCGGGAAGTTCGGCAGTTCGCCGACAGTGCTGAAGTGCGATCCCTCGTTGAGTCGGCGATCGGCGGCAAGGCTTTGCCTGTACGGGCGATCCTGTTCGACAAGACCCCCGAATCGAACTGGAAGGTGCCCTGGCATCAGGACCTTTCGATTGCGGTACGCGAGCGAATGGATGTTCCCGGTTTCGGACCCTGGTCGGTCAAGGCCGGTGTGGTCCATGTGCAGCCGCCGGTTCGACTGCTCGAATCGATGCTGACGCTTCGTTTACACCTGGATGATTGCCAGGCATCGAACGGTCCGCTGCGGGTTTTGCCCGGCTCGCATCGGCACGGGACGCTCTCGCCGGAGCAGATTGAGGACTGGCGATCGCGTGTGATGCCCGTATCGTGCGTGCTGCCGGCCGGCGGGGCGGTACTGATGCGGCCGCTCATCCTGCACGCGTCGTCACCGGCGACGGAGCCTGGGCATCGCCGGGTGGTCCACATTGAGTGGTCGTCCGAAGATTTGCCCCATGGCCTTCAATGGCACCAGGGCTGA
- a CDS encoding YwaF family protein, with product MAVAADIFTTFTPFGGVHLLVVAIILALSAWAVRHRASLTAEPARLKFDKTLVVAGFLLVVANQATELVPWRFELNRSLPIHICDLVGLAAPLAILTHHRVWRAMLFYWGIGLSTQALITPELQVGLGGFTFWVFWIPHGMIIMLAIYDLLVFRYRPTWRDYGIALITLMIYVAVVLPIDLWLDVNYGFVGKGTPGQVSVIDFLGPWPQRLVKLCVGVIVFLATLTLPFVLARRLRQARPEGLIAEASPP from the coding sequence ATGGCGGTCGCGGCAGATATCTTCACCACGTTCACCCCATTCGGCGGTGTTCATCTGCTCGTTGTCGCCATCATCCTGGCCTTATCGGCATGGGCGGTGCGGCACAGGGCTTCACTCACTGCCGAGCCCGCACGGCTCAAGTTCGATAAAACCCTCGTCGTGGCCGGCTTTCTGCTGGTCGTTGCAAACCAAGCGACGGAACTGGTTCCCTGGCGATTTGAGCTCAATCGATCGCTGCCGATTCATATCTGCGACCTTGTCGGCCTGGCCGCCCCCCTGGCGATTCTGACCCACCACCGCGTCTGGCGGGCGATGCTGTTTTACTGGGGCATTGGCCTCAGTACGCAGGCGCTGATCACGCCAGAGCTTCAGGTGGGGCTAGGCGGCTTTACCTTCTGGGTGTTCTGGATCCCCCACGGCATGATCATCATGCTGGCGATCTACGACCTGCTGGTCTTCCGCTACCGACCCACTTGGCGCGACTACGGCATCGCACTGATAACGCTGATGATCTACGTCGCCGTGGTGTTGCCGATCGACCTGTGGCTGGACGTCAACTACGGCTTTGTCGGCAAGGGGACGCCGGGACAGGTCAGCGTGATCGACTTTCTCGGCCCGTGGCCCCAGCGGCTCGTCAAGCTCTGCGTCGGCGTGATCGTCTTCCTGGCGACACTGACACTGCCGTTCGTGCTGGCCCGACGCCTGCGGCAGGCACGCCCGGAAGGGCTGATCGCCGAAGCCTCCCCGCCTTGA
- a CDS encoding bifunctional acetate--CoA ligase family protein/GNAT family N-acetyltransferase, which produces MHPLKPATDRAHDVLHAERSSLDAIFQPRSIAVVGATEAPNSVGRTLLWNLIGNPFGGTVYPVNPKRSSVLGIRAYPTVADLPEKVDLAVVVTPAPAVPGVIGQCADAGVKAAIVISAGFKEMGPDGAALERQVLAEARRGRMRLIGPNCLGVMNPLTGLNATFAAGMARPGNVAFLSQSGALLTAILDWSQKELVGFSGFVSTGSMLDVGWGDLIDYFGSDPRTQSILIYMESIGDARAFLSAAREVALSKPIIVIKAGRTEQAAKAAASHTGSLTGSDEVLNAAFRRSGVLRVQNIADLFYMAEVLAKQPRPRGPRLTIVTNAGGPGVLATDALIEAGGQLAPLADTTITAFNELLPPHWSHNNPVDILGDAGPDRYAKALEIAAADPNSDGMLVILTPQDMTDATLTAEALKKHAKIEGKPVLASWMGGPTTQAGVAILNTAGIPTFDFPDTAARAFHYMWRYTYHLRGLYETPMLDDETDHLDRATADAVISGASAAGITLLDEFDSKRLLSAYGIPTVRTAVARTHDEALTAAASIGYPVVLKLYSKTITHKSDVDGVRLNLQNADAVLSAFDGIEAAVRQKSGPGHFQGVTVQSMVKTIDGYELIVGSSIDPQFGPVLLFGTGGTLVEVFKDRALGLPPLNATLARRMMEQTRILTALKGVRGRKPIDLLALEQLLVRFGQLVIEQPWIKEIDINPLVASPDGLVALDARVVLHHNSTPPDRLPRPAIRPYPRQYASPWTMKDGTPVVIRPIRPEDEPLLVRFHQTLSDRSVQLRYFHAMKLSARTAHDRLTRVCFNDYDREIALVAERSDVETGLREILGVARLSKVPHSSEGEFALLISDQWQNRGLGRELLSRILRIARDEKLGRVTADIMRENTEMQRVCEKVGFTLTADLEEGVVRAAIQL; this is translated from the coding sequence ATGCACCCGCTCAAGCCCGCGACCGATCGTGCCCACGACGTCCTCCACGCCGAGCGTTCATCCCTCGATGCGATCTTTCAGCCGCGCAGCATCGCCGTTGTCGGCGCGACCGAAGCGCCCAACTCCGTCGGTCGTACACTGCTCTGGAATCTGATTGGCAATCCTTTCGGCGGCACCGTTTACCCCGTCAATCCCAAGCGGTCGAGCGTGCTCGGCATCCGTGCCTATCCGACCGTCGCCGACCTGCCCGAAAAAGTTGACCTGGCGGTCGTCGTTACGCCGGCACCTGCGGTGCCGGGCGTGATCGGGCAGTGCGCCGATGCGGGTGTGAAAGCGGCGATCGTCATCTCGGCCGGTTTCAAGGAAATGGGCCCCGACGGAGCCGCCCTGGAACGCCAGGTTCTCGCCGAAGCCCGTCGCGGCCGGATGCGGCTGATCGGCCCAAACTGCCTGGGCGTGATGAACCCGCTCACGGGCCTGAACGCCACCTTTGCCGCCGGCATGGCCCGGCCGGGGAACGTCGCATTCCTGTCGCAAAGCGGCGCGCTCCTGACGGCAATCCTCGACTGGAGCCAGAAGGAGTTGGTCGGGTTCAGCGGTTTTGTCTCGACTGGCTCCATGCTCGACGTCGGCTGGGGCGATCTGATCGACTACTTCGGCAGCGACCCGCGCACCCAGAGCATCCTGATCTACATGGAATCCATCGGCGACGCCCGGGCATTCCTGTCGGCGGCGCGGGAAGTGGCACTCAGCAAGCCGATCATCGTCATCAAGGCCGGCCGCACCGAGCAGGCCGCCAAGGCCGCCGCCAGCCATACGGGATCGCTCACGGGGTCGGATGAAGTCCTCAATGCCGCCTTCCGCCGCAGCGGTGTTCTGCGCGTGCAGAACATCGCCGACCTGTTCTATATGGCCGAGGTCCTGGCCAAGCAGCCACGCCCCAGGGGGCCGCGGTTGACGATCGTAACCAATGCCGGCGGGCCGGGCGTGCTGGCGACCGATGCGCTGATCGAAGCCGGCGGCCAGCTCGCGCCGCTCGCCGACACCACGATCACCGCGTTCAACGAGCTGCTGCCGCCGCATTGGAGCCACAACAACCCGGTCGACATCCTCGGCGACGCCGGCCCCGATCGTTACGCCAAGGCATTGGAAATCGCCGCAGCCGATCCCAATTCCGACGGCATGCTGGTCATCCTCACGCCTCAGGACATGACCGATGCCACACTGACCGCCGAGGCACTGAAGAAGCACGCGAAGATCGAAGGTAAGCCGGTGCTGGCCAGTTGGATGGGCGGCCCGACGACGCAGGCCGGCGTGGCGATCCTCAACACCGCCGGCATCCCCACGTTCGACTTCCCCGACACCGCCGCCCGCGCCTTCCATTACATGTGGCGGTACACCTACCACCTGCGGGGACTGTACGAAACGCCGATGCTCGACGACGAGACCGACCATCTCGATCGCGCCACCGCCGATGCCGTCATCTCCGGTGCCAGCGCCGCGGGCATCACGCTGCTGGACGAGTTCGACAGCAAACGGCTGCTCTCGGCGTACGGTATTCCCACGGTCCGGACGGCCGTCGCTCGCACCCACGACGAAGCCCTGACCGCCGCCGCATCGATTGGATACCCGGTCGTACTGAAGCTCTACAGTAAGACGATCACCCACAAGTCGGATGTCGACGGTGTGAGGCTCAACCTCCAGAACGCGGACGCCGTGTTGTCGGCATTCGATGGCATCGAGGCGGCAGTACGCCAGAAGTCTGGCCCGGGTCACTTTCAGGGCGTCACGGTCCAGTCGATGGTCAAGACGATCGACGGCTACGAACTGATCGTCGGCAGCAGCATCGACCCGCAGTTCGGACCGGTCCTGCTGTTCGGCACCGGGGGCACACTGGTGGAAGTCTTCAAGGATCGCGCCCTGGGCCTGCCGCCACTGAATGCGACCCTTGCCCGGCGGATGATGGAACAAACGCGGATCCTGACCGCGCTCAAGGGCGTGCGAGGCCGCAAGCCGATCGACCTTCTGGCTCTAGAACAGTTGCTCGTCCGGTTCGGGCAGCTCGTGATCGAGCAGCCCTGGATTAAGGAAATCGACATCAATCCGCTGGTGGCATCGCCGGACGGCTTGGTCGCACTCGACGCCCGGGTCGTGCTTCACCACAACTCGACGCCTCCCGATCGCCTCCCACGGCCGGCGATCCGGCCTTACCCGCGTCAGTACGCCAGCCCCTGGACGATGAAGGACGGCACGCCGGTCGTCATCCGCCCGATCCGCCCGGAGGACGAGCCGCTGCTGGTCCGCTTCCACCAGACACTGTCGGACCGAAGTGTGCAGTTGCGCTACTTCCACGCGATGAAGTTGTCGGCCCGCACCGCCCACGACCGGCTGACACGTGTCTGCTTCAACGACTACGACCGCGAGATCGCGTTGGTCGCCGAGCGGTCGGACGTCGAAACCGGCCTGCGTGAGATCCTCGGCGTTGCCCGGCTCAGCAAGGTTCCCCACAGCAGCGAAGGAGAGTTCGCGCTGCTCATCAGCGACCAGTGGCAGAACCGGGGGTTGGGCCGGGAACTACTCAGCCGAATCCTCCGCATCGCCCGCGACGAAAAGCTCGGCCGGGTGACGGCGGATATCATGCGGGAGAACACCGAGATGCAGCGTGTCTGCGAGAAAGTCGGCTTCACGTTGACGGCCGACCTGGAGGAAGGCGTCGTCCGGGCGGCGATTCAGCTGTAG
- a CDS encoding vWA domain-containing protein, giving the protein MPLQLQHFSWWVALLAFAGAGAIVVFLGLWSLAGLGQARKWTAIAVRLMVILLLILILGGARWERKHDDLEVMVLNDSSGSVDNVGTYPGKGTDVASVQQALDRYYRALGVDENKKKNDRIGLISFRHYARVDAMPNQELRLDNRGTWSGKPNSGTDIAAAIQLGLVTLSADAMHRLVLVTDGNGTTGDLDAAVDAAKAQNVPIDVMLLKYDVQNDVLVDRFSAPEWKRENEPFDLRVALRSTNPIPVSGTLRVKHLMSNGEADLDMDPTTPQIDVGRRVTLKPGLNGESVRVPPQTAAGVHRFRAIFTPDDPAATGSVTASAGGTASKATNDSVGSNNAAEAFTFVRGKGEVLFVDGNARPGQAGSKSDFLIRALSEKGPGKPGEGIQFRKITIDQFPNSIVDLQSYDAVVLYNVPRGNTTESGFANGLDDTQDAMLKSYVHDMGGGLLMIGGTDTFGAGGWTGSETEKILPVDMEIPAQRNVGKGALVLVMHSCEMPNGNYWGEQCAIKAIETLSTRDEIGVISYDWGGQAKNGVGGAQWDVPLREVQSKANVIDAVKRMKLGDMPSFDDALELAVNGAQGGKGLKDSKARHKHIIIISDGDPAAPQQKLLDQARQAKITVSTVTVFPHVPNSPPPPVMVDLPRILGGKSYGPIESNANQLPQIFIKEAQIVKRSLIQEPEGGVPLSFKDPSDDLIKSIGQFPNLGGMVLTSRKNDPKVQMPLATGPMKDPILAYWQSGLGKSAVWTSDAHDIWASGWVGTPGFATLFAQTIRKIQRPPMSGDFDIKTNIVGDKGEIIVEAMDKDAGYQNFLNLTANIVGGENIDKPQQVRLVQIAPGTYRAEFNASEAGAYVAAINYRGRGNEGGMLLTGTVKNGTPEDRALRSDEATLRRIAERTGGRVLTPFDPTTATVFTRDGVFPGKSLKPIWDWLLPWLLALIILDVAVRRIAWDMDSLKKMAAATGDRVRSFTTTRQVEAKPTLDALRKVREDVAETRFKPGEQPATPARTPGAPPPVPTTAGGKPDPKAKFVASKAVEGDITSVVGGATNKPIPSAPKKVEPKGGTAPPGGHLGGLMAAKKRAQQQIKDKEQGEHK; this is encoded by the coding sequence ATGCCCCTTCAACTCCAACATTTCTCTTGGTGGGTCGCTCTCCTGGCATTTGCCGGCGCGGGGGCGATTGTGGTGTTCTTGGGGCTCTGGTCGCTCGCCGGGCTGGGCCAGGCGCGCAAGTGGACCGCGATCGCCGTTCGGCTGATGGTGATCCTGCTGCTCATCCTGATCCTTGGCGGGGCCCGTTGGGAACGGAAGCATGACGACCTGGAAGTGATGGTCCTGAACGACTCTTCGGGGTCGGTCGACAACGTCGGCACCTATCCCGGCAAAGGGACCGATGTTGCCTCGGTGCAGCAGGCGCTGGACCGCTACTACCGGGCACTTGGGGTCGACGAGAACAAGAAGAAGAACGACCGCATCGGCCTGATCAGCTTCCGGCATTATGCCCGGGTCGATGCGATGCCCAACCAGGAGCTGCGGCTCGACAACCGCGGCACCTGGTCCGGAAAGCCCAACAGCGGCACGGACATCGCCGCCGCGATCCAGCTTGGCCTGGTGACGCTGTCGGCCGACGCCATGCACCGCCTGGTATTGGTGACCGACGGCAACGGCACCACCGGCGATCTCGACGCCGCCGTCGACGCGGCCAAGGCGCAGAACGTGCCGATCGACGTGATGCTGCTGAAGTACGACGTTCAGAACGACGTGCTGGTCGATCGGTTCTCGGCCCCGGAATGGAAGCGGGAGAATGAGCCGTTCGATCTGCGCGTGGCGCTGCGGTCAACCAACCCGATTCCCGTGAGCGGTACACTGCGGGTCAAGCACCTGATGTCCAACGGCGAAGCCGACCTGGACATGGACCCGACGACGCCTCAGATCGATGTCGGCAGAAGGGTGACGCTCAAGCCCGGCCTGAACGGCGAAAGCGTTCGCGTTCCGCCGCAAACGGCGGCCGGCGTGCATCGGTTTCGGGCGATCTTCACGCCGGACGATCCGGCAGCCACCGGCAGCGTGACGGCATCAGCGGGCGGGACAGCTTCCAAGGCGACCAACGACTCGGTCGGCAGCAACAACGCCGCCGAGGCCTTCACGTTCGTCCGCGGCAAGGGCGAGGTGCTGTTCGTCGACGGCAACGCTCGTCCGGGCCAGGCGGGGTCGAAATCCGACTTCCTGATTCGCGCCCTCAGCGAGAAGGGCCCGGGCAAGCCCGGCGAGGGCATCCAGTTCCGCAAGATCACCATCGATCAGTTCCCCAACTCGATCGTCGACCTGCAAAGCTATGACGCCGTCGTGCTCTACAACGTCCCCCGTGGCAACACCACCGAAAGCGGCTTCGCCAACGGCCTGGACGACACGCAGGACGCGATGCTCAAAAGCTACGTCCACGACATGGGCGGCGGACTGCTAATGATCGGCGGGACCGACACCTTCGGTGCCGGTGGCTGGACGGGCTCGGAGACCGAGAAGATTCTGCCGGTCGACATGGAAATCCCCGCCCAGCGCAATGTCGGCAAGGGCGCGCTGGTGCTGGTCATGCACTCCTGCGAAATGCCCAACGGCAACTACTGGGGCGAGCAGTGCGCCATCAAGGCGATCGAAACGCTCTCGACCCGCGATGAGATCGGCGTCATTAGCTACGACTGGGGCGGGCAGGCGAAGAACGGCGTCGGCGGTGCCCAATGGGATGTCCCCCTCCGCGAAGTGCAGAGCAAGGCGAACGTCATCGACGCCGTCAAACGCATGAAGCTCGGCGACATGCCCAGCTTCGACGATGCCTTGGAACTGGCCGTCAACGGCGCACAGGGCGGCAAGGGCCTGAAGGACTCCAAGGCGCGGCACAAGCACATCATTATCATCTCGGACGGCGATCCCGCCGCCCCGCAGCAGAAGCTGCTGGATCAGGCCAGACAGGCGAAGATCACGGTCAGCACGGTGACGGTCTTTCCGCACGTCCCCAACTCCCCGCCGCCGCCGGTCATGGTCGATCTGCCGCGCATCCTCGGCGGCAAGTCGTACGGGCCGATCGAAAGCAACGCCAACCAGCTTCCGCAGATCTTCATCAAGGAAGCGCAGATCGTGAAACGCAGCCTGATCCAGGAACCAGAAGGCGGCGTCCCGCTGAGCTTCAAAGATCCGTCGGACGACCTCATCAAATCGATCGGTCAGTTCCCGAACCTCGGCGGCATGGTCCTGACCAGCCGCAAGAACGACCCCAAGGTGCAGATGCCGCTGGCGACCGGGCCGATGAAGGACCCCATCCTGGCTTACTGGCAGTCGGGCCTCGGCAAGTCGGCTGTTTGGACGAGCGATGCCCACGATATCTGGGCCAGCGGCTGGGTCGGCACGCCGGGCTTTGCCACGCTGTTCGCCCAGACCATCCGCAAGATCCAGCGCCCGCCGATGAGCGGCGACTTTGATATCAAGACCAACATCGTCGGCGACAAGGGTGAGATCATCGTCGAGGCGATGGACAAGGACGCCGGCTACCAGAACTTCCTGAACCTGACGGCGAACATCGTCGGCGGCGAAAACATCGATAAGCCGCAGCAGGTGCGGCTGGTCCAGATCGCCCCCGGCACCTACCGGGCCGAGTTCAATGCGTCGGAAGCCGGGGCCTATGTGGCGGCGATCAACTACCGCGGCCGGGGCAACGAAGGGGGCATGCTGCTGACCGGCACCGTCAAGAACGGCACGCCCGAAGACCGGGCCCTGCGCAGCGACGAGGCGACGCTTCGCCGCATTGCCGAGCGCACCGGCGGCCGCGTGCTGACGCCTTTCGACCCGACGACCGCGACGGTCTTCACCCGCGACGGCGTCTTCCCCGGCAAGAGCCTCAAGCCGATCTGGGACTGGCTGTTGCCCTGGCTGCTGGCGCTGATCATCCTCGACGTCGCCGTTCGGCGGATTGCGTGGGATATGGATTCGCTGAAGAAGATGGCCGCCGCCACCGGCGACCGGGTGCGATCGTTCACCACCACCCGGCAGGTCGAGGCCAAGCCAACGCTGGATGCACTGCGGAAGGTGCGCGAAGACGTCGCCGAGACCCGCTTCAAGCCCGGCGAGCAGCCGGCAACGCCCGCGAGAACCCCCGGCGCACCGCCCCCAGTTCCCACGACGGCCGGCGGCAAACCCGATCCCAAGGCCAAGTTCGTCGCCAGCAAGGCGGTGGAAGGGGATATCACGTCGGTCGTCGGCGGCGCGACGAATAAGCCAATCCCCTCAGCCCCCAAGAAGGTAGAACCCAAAGGCGGCACCGCACCCCCCGGCGGCCACCTCGGCGGCCTGATGGCGGCAAAAAAGCGGGCCCAACAGCAGATCAAGGACAAGGAGCAGGGAGAGCACAAGTAG
- a CDS encoding DUF1559 family PulG-like putative transporter yields the protein MRTAASAKEGRASARHGFTLVELLVVIGIIALLISILLPSLAKAREQGNKLKCMNNLRQLGMAFTMYANENKDYYPAAAVWATSTREEDWIWFEEITHPGRPVLDLKQSRIVPHLGGNFTPELFRCPSDDVSAHTLQNAVSGVYRYSYVMNSKFDSVAKWYANKKNETIKRSQIRNPSDKVLLVEEDENSINDGNWNPGTGTAAITGPGARDLLAIRHDQPVTGVADKRDQDFLTHPHGGKRGNAAFVDGHAEFISRQVAHDPSRTEVR from the coding sequence ATGAGGACGGCAGCATCAGCGAAAGAAGGTCGGGCGTCGGCTCGCCATGGTTTCACCCTGGTCGAACTGCTGGTGGTCATCGGCATCATCGCACTGCTGATCTCGATCCTGCTCCCCTCCCTGGCCAAAGCGCGCGAGCAGGGGAACAAGCTCAAGTGCATGAATAACCTTCGCCAACTCGGCATGGCATTCACGATGTATGCCAACGAGAACAAGGACTATTACCCCGCGGCGGCGGTCTGGGCGACCTCGACGCGAGAGGAAGACTGGATCTGGTTCGAGGAGATCACCCACCCCGGCCGTCCCGTGCTGGACCTCAAACAGTCCCGCATCGTCCCGCACCTGGGCGGCAACTTCACCCCGGAACTGTTCCGCTGCCCTTCAGATGACGTCAGCGCCCACACGCTTCAGAACGCGGTCAGTGGCGTCTACCGCTATAGCTACGTGATGAACAGCAAGTTCGACTCCGTCGCCAAGTGGTACGCCAACAAGAAAAACGAGACCATCAAGCGGAGCCAGATCCGCAATCCGTCAGACAAGGTATTGCTGGTCGAGGAAGACGAGAACTCGATCAACGACGGCAACTGGAATCCCGGTACCGGCACGGCGGCGATCACCGGTCCGGGGGCTCGCGACCTGCTGGCGATCCGTCACGACCAGCCGGTCACCGGCGTTGCCGACAAGCGCGACCAGGACTTCCTGACTCACCCGCACGGTGGCAAGCGCGGCAACGCCGCGTTCGTGGACGGCCATGCCGAATTCATCAGTCGCCAGGTCGCCCACGATCCTTCACGAACTGAAGTCCGCTGA
- a CDS encoding NHL repeat-containing protein, with amino-acid sequence MKLLSMKSLAAAALSAAVLVPLAGRALAHESLDHLKPAPADALSVTEAVKSGSGANVYESVPMWCQMPDARKTVGATHGGIVVDKKGNIYFSMDGPADGPGILVYSPDGKFLRGMVGKEFLGCHGLCINEENGEEFIYAAHLKGKQGVKFKLDGTVVWKLPIPKESGKYDDPKGKAYSPTGIAVAPNGDVYIVDGYGAQWVHQWDKNQKYIRTFGGPGKEPGKFNTCHGIGLDTRSGKPLLLICDRANDRLQHFDLDGKFVAVITEGLRKPCSVSFHGKRVAIAELQGRVAIIDETNKVVSALGDNPDKAQWAKFGVKPEEMKEGIFTAPHGVSFDAEGNLYVMDWNQSGRVSKLNWIKQTAAAR; translated from the coding sequence ATGAAACTGCTCTCTATGAAATCTCTCGCTGCCGCCGCCCTGTCGGCAGCCGTTCTGGTTCCGCTGGCCGGTCGTGCCCTGGCGCACGAGTCGCTCGACCATCTCAAGCCCGCACCGGCCGATGCCCTCTCCGTCACCGAGGCGGTCAAGAGCGGATCCGGCGCGAACGTCTACGAATCGGTCCCCATGTGGTGCCAGATGCCCGACGCCCGCAAGACCGTCGGCGCGACCCACGGCGGCATCGTGGTCGATAAGAAGGGCAACATCTACTTCTCCATGGACGGCCCGGCCGACGGTCCTGGCATCCTGGTCTACTCGCCGGATGGCAAGTTCCTCCGCGGCATGGTCGGCAAGGAGTTCCTCGGCTGTCACGGCCTGTGCATCAACGAGGAGAACGGCGAAGAGTTCATCTACGCCGCCCACCTCAAGGGCAAACAGGGCGTCAAGTTCAAGCTCGACGGCACCGTGGTCTGGAAGCTGCCGATCCCCAAGGAATCCGGCAAGTACGATGACCCCAAGGGCAAGGCCTACAGCCCGACGGGCATTGCGGTCGCTCCGAACGGCGACGTGTACATCGTTGACGGATATGGCGCCCAGTGGGTTCACCAGTGGGACAAGAACCAGAAGTACATCCGCACCTTCGGCGGGCCGGGCAAGGAACCGGGCAAGTTCAACACCTGCCACGGCATTGGCTTGGATACCCGCAGCGGCAAGCCGCTGCTGCTGATCTGCGACCGCGCCAACGACCGGCTCCAGCACTTCGATCTCGACGGCAAGTTCGTCGCGGTCATCACCGAAGGGCTGCGTAAGCCCTGCTCGGTGTCGTTCCACGGCAAACGCGTCGCGATCGCCGAACTGCAGGGTCGCGTCGCGATCATCGACGAGACGAACAAGGTCGTCTCCGCGCTCGGCGACAACCCGGACAAGGCGCAGTGGGCCAAGTTCGGCGTCAAGCCCGAGGAAATGAAAGAAGGCATCTTCACCGCGCCGCACGGCGTTTCGTTCGACGCCGAGGGCAACCTGTACGTGATGGACTGGAATCAGTCAGGTCGCGTCAGCAAGTTGAACTGGATCAAGCAGACGGCGGCGGCAAGGTAA
- a CDS encoding GxxExxY protein: MHEEEEDMGFVGSLEAEIEAVARAIVDSAFKVHSKYGPGLLEGIYEECLAMELAKRGHEVLRQKRVPLFYDGVELSTPLRLDLLIDDAVVVEVKAVDKLIPIHRAQCLTYLKLTGKRLCLMINFNVELIRDGIERIIH; encoded by the coding sequence GTGCACGAAGAAGAGGAAGATATGGGATTTGTCGGATCACTTGAGGCTGAGATTGAAGCCGTTGCCCGTGCCATCGTCGACTCGGCATTCAAAGTCCATTCGAAATACGGTCCAGGGTTGCTTGAAGGTATCTACGAAGAGTGTCTTGCGATGGAGTTGGCTAAACGGGGGCATGAAGTCCTCAGGCAGAAGCGAGTGCCTCTGTTCTATGATGGGGTCGAATTGTCGACCCCCCTACGTCTCGACCTTTTGATCGACGATGCCGTCGTCGTTGAGGTCAAGGCCGTCGACAAGTTGATTCCAATTCACCGTGCCCAATGCCTGACGTACCTGAAGCTGACCGGCAAACGCCTTTGTCTCATGATCAACTTCAACGTTGAGCTTATTCGTGACGGCATTGAGCGCATTATTCATTAG